A segment of the Rosa rugosa unplaced genomic scaffold, drRosRugo1.1 SCAFFOLD_208, whole genome shotgun sequence genome:
AAAGTCAATCGTGCGCTTTCATGAAAATTTTGAGTAACTATTTGATATTGTCACGTAAGTTGTGTTCAGCCATCAATGGTCACAGGGATTAGGTAGTAGTTTTCTGTCTAAGTTTTTGCAAAGATTGAAGGGACCCTActcttctcttccatttttggaGTGTATTGTTCCATTAATGTTGTTGCTGTCCAGGATGCCCTAATACAATTGAACTAGATATAACTGTTTAatcaattttctttaatttttggttttcagAATGGAATCCACGTATAGGGCATGGGCTCGAGAGAGGAGAGAAAGTGTAGCACCCGAAGATTTGGATGAACTCTGTAGGGAGCTGCAAACAGCTTTAGGCACTGCCAAATGGCAGGTAGGTTCCATCTATTCCTTTTTCTCTCCTGTTAATTCACTGTGTAAAATTTTTCTAATAACTGTAAAAGTGATAAGTACTATTCAGTTGGTTGCTAAGAAAGTTGAGCAAGGAAAGGATATACCAATTTGAATTATGTTTCTGTTGGTTTGATCTTTGGAAGGTCAAAGACTCATCTCCCTTAACATTGTAGGCTCCTTTCTAAGATGGGGATATAATGTTTTCTTCAGTGTCAATCTATGTTTGCATAATCGAAGCTCGTCACAGAAGTTTCTGACTATAAGTAATTTAACTGACAATTTAGATTGGTGTATTCCTTTTGCTAATAGTAATTTTGTGTTGTtgatttgtgaatattattcaGTTGGAAGAGTTTGAGAAGGCTGTCAGGTTGAGCTATCGCCAACGTGGTGATGATCATACAACAGCTAGACATAGACAATTTATTTCTGCCATTGAAAACCAAATTTCCCATGTTGAAACAGCATTAAGTGCATCGTTCAGTGCAGAAGGAAAGAAACACTTACGCTGGGTACAGCTAGATGAAGAAGAATGTGATGACTTAGCTGCATTTCTCTCTGGGACATCCCATTGTATTCCAAGCGCCAAAAATGATCATGTAGAACTTGGACCTTCTGTGAAAAGCTCTGAGGAAAAGCCTATGAGAAGAAAAGATGTGGACATTAAATCTAATGCTGCCTGCAATTTGGACATTTCTGATGAAATAAA
Coding sequences within it:
- the LOC133724218 gene encoding uncharacterized protein LOC133724218 yields the protein MESTYRAWARERRESVAPEDLDELCRELQTALGTAKWQLEEFEKAVRLSYRQRGDDHTTARHRQFISAIENQISHVETALSASFSAEGKKHLRWVQLDEEECDDLAAFLSGTSHCIPSAKNDHVELGPSVKSSEEKPMRRKDVDIKSNAACNLDISDEIKGVKDTAINIKDPNFIMDLNGKEMPGTRDDIIYHADRTTNTRKTWGSPNCELRIIVADEAEQRTQVMPSLEDTPKEKGSKLVFWRSCGEFHQAKGAVNLFNQLFGRVGASQKQSQSPQKRWQGPLRLHYGRSVQVTLVLMLTFFLLVPFVFYSS